In the genome of Vicia villosa cultivar HV-30 ecotype Madison, WI linkage group LG7, Vvil1.0, whole genome shotgun sequence, one region contains:
- the LOC131615780 gene encoding uncharacterized protein LOC131615780: MTPVGVPKPPMGTGHFPDDDSLLIHACYFRDVAFQNASRQEDYPLLYLTQFYQNAPCNCYHIGIYEFPENSDQFGGFAGSFIQFGGPGGDCGNDNFLKLFGLVCVIIIMVFVIIFFLICLRAYLHKSSGSCCDVVAGKL, translated from the coding sequence ATGACTCCAGTTGGTGTTCCTAAGCCTCCAATGGGAACAGGACATTTTCCAGATGATGATAGTCTATTAATACATGCTTGTTATTTTAGGGATGTTGCATTTCAAAATGCATCTAGACAAGAAGACTATCCTCTGTTATATTTGACACAATTTTACCAAAATGCGCCAtgcaattgctaccatattggtATTTACGAATTTCCTGAAAATTCCGATCAATTTGGAGGATTTGCTGGAAGTTTCATTCAATTCGGAGGACCAGGTGGTGATTGTGGAAATGacaactttttaaaattatttggttTAGTTTGTGTGATTATAATAATGGTGTTTGTGATAATTTTTTTTCTGATATGTCTAAGAGCATACTTACACAAATCAAGTGGTTCTTGTTGTGATGTTGTCGCTGGGAAGTTATAA
- the LOC131615779 gene encoding uncharacterized protein LOC131615779, whose amino-acid sequence MEPTTITAAATSPSTVKESTAITVVATSPRTVKDRKRKGEIMLSSITELDIIQTHPLASLAALGICFFTWSYHLSNKAYFSVCKPPRFLNSRYLFAYVVFSLASFLVTTLVNLLLRRAIRLGSNGAVYINRYTLSIGKLLSGFGFLGFCFPMLSFLTLLQITPPCVRGDSVDAYIVMFLVIVPTLSVLYIAHGLYYIWKLF is encoded by the exons ATGGAACCCACCACCATCACCGCTGCCGCAACCTCTCCAAGCACTGTTAAGGAATCCACCGCCATCACCGTTGTTGCAACCTCTCCAAGGACTGTTAAGGATCGTAAACGCAAAG GTGAAATTATGTTATCATCAATCACGGAGTTAGACATAATCCAGACACACCCACTAGCCTCACTCGCCGCCCTGGGAATCTGCTTCTTCACGTGGTCCTATCACCTTAGCAACAAGGCATACTTCTCGGTCTGCAAGCCACCCAGGTTCCTCAACTCCCGATACCTCTTCGCCTATGTGGTCTTCTCCCTCGCCTCCTTTCTAGTCACAACCCTGGTCAATCTCCTGCTCAGACGAGCAATTCGTCTCGGTTCCAATGGTGCAGTGTACATCAACAGATACACTCTTTCTATTGGTAAGCTGCTTTCCGGTTTTGGATTTCTTGGATTCTGTTTTCCCATGCTGTCGTTTCTCACTCTCCTTCAGATTACGCCTCCCTGTGTTCGTGGTGATTCCGTTGATGCTTACATTGTTATGTTTCTCGTCATTGTGCCTACCTTGTCTGTTCTTTACATTGCTCATGGTCTGTACTACATTtggaagttgttttag
- the LOC131615782 gene encoding gibberellin-regulated protein 12-like has protein sequence MSKLFCATLLIFVTAFLIQNASAGGEGSLYAEQCKGACDYRCSETEYKEGCLTYCNMCCRKCLCVPSGTSGHKEECPCYNGGPNCP, from the exons atgtctaaacttttttgtGCAACTCTTCTAATATTTGTTACAGCTTTTCTAATTCAAAATGCATCA GCTGGTGGAGAAGGATCACTTTATGCTGAAC AATGCAAAGGTGCGTGTGACTATCGTTGTTCAGAGACTGAATATAAGGAAGGATGTCTAACATACTGCAACATGTGTTGTAGAAAATGTTTGTGTGTGCCATCTGGAACAAGTGGCCATAAGGAAGAATGTCCATGTTATAACGGAGGACCCAATTgcccttaa
- the LOC131615777 gene encoding EH domain-containing protein 1-like: protein MELDPIPIGSCSKEHQNIYQHWFNHADSDADGRVTGNDATKFFAMSNLSRQDLKQVWAIADSKRQGYLGLQEFIIAMQLVSLGQSGHPITHDLLSSDVDLKNLKPPIMEGLDVLLAKKKHKQKSEDANGSSQLQPSLSSSWFSSKSTKKVPLSSVTSIIDGLKRLYIQKLKPLEVTYRFNDFVSPLLTNSDFDAKPMVMLLGQYSTGKTTFIKHLLKCSYPGAHIGPEPTTDRFVVVMSGPDERSIPGNTVAVQADMPFSGLTTFGTAFLSKFECSQMPHPLLEHITFVDSPGVLSGEKQRTQRAYDFTGVTSWFAAKCDLILLLFDPHKLDISDEFNRVISSLRGHDDKIRVVLNKADQVDTQQLMRIYGALMWSLGKVLNTPEVIRVYIGSFNDKPVNDAVSGPIGKKLFEKEQEDLLSDLKDIPKAACDRRINEFVKRARAVKIHAYIISHLKKEMPAMMGKSKAQQKLIDNLEGEFGKVQREFHLPPGDFPNVEHFRESLRGYNIDKFEKLKAKMIRVVDDMLAYDIPNLLKNFKNPYD from the exons ATGGAGTTGGATCCGATCCCAATCGGTTCGTGCTCCAAAGAGCATCAGAACATTTATCAACACTGGTTCAATCACGCTGATTCAG ATGCTGATGGCCGCGTTACCGGGAATGACGCCACCAAGTTTTTCGCCATGTCCAATTTGTCTCGTCAAGATCTTAAACAG GTGTGGGCTATTGCAGATTCAAAGCGACAAGGTTATCTAGGACTCCAAGAGTTTATCATTGCCATGCAG CTAGTTTCTTTGGGACAATCTGGACATCCAATAACACATGATTTGCTGAGTAGTGATG TTGATTTGAAAAATCTGAAACCTCCCATAATGGAGGGTTTGGATGTATTACTGGCT AAGAAAAAGCATAAACAAAAAAGCGAGGATGCAAATG GTAGTTCTCAATTACAGCCATCACTATCAAGTAGTTGGTTTTCTTCGAAATCCACAAAAAAG GTTCCACTTTCCTCTGTGACATCAATAATTGATGGCTTGAAGAGACTCTACATCCAGAAGTTGAAGCCTTTAGAAGTTACTTATCGCTTCAATGATTTTGTCTCCCCGTTATTG ACAAATAGTGATTTTGATGCCAAACCTATGGTTATGCTTTTGGGTCAATACTCAACTGGTAAAACAACATTTATCAAACATCTGCTTAAATGTAGTTATCCAG GTGCACATATTGGACCCGAGCCTACTACTGATAGGTTTGTTGTCGTCATG TCTGGACCTGATGAGAGAAGCATTCCTGGAAATACTGTTGCTGTCCAAGCAGACATGCCATTTAGTGGACTCACAACTTTTGGCACAGCTTTTTTGTCAAAATTTGAGTGTTCACAAATGCCTCATCCT CTACTAGAGCACATTACATTTGTGGACAGTCCTGGAGTTCTATCTGGAGAAAAGCAACGGACGCAACGAGCATATGATTTTACGGGCGTAACATCTTGGTTTGCTGCCAAGTGTGATTTGATACTCCTCTTGTTTGATCCTCACAAACTTGACATTAGTGATGAGTTCAATCGCGTGATATCATCTTTACGGGGACATGATGACAAAATTCGAGTGGTTTTGAACAAGGCAGATCAAGTTGATACTCAGCAA CTGATGAGGATTTACGGAGCCTTAATGTGGTCACTCGGGAAGGTGCTGAACACACCTGAAGTCATCCGTGTGTATATTGG CTCTTTTAACGACAAGCCTGTAAATGATGCTGTCAGTGGTCCAATCGGAAAGAAACTCTTTGAAAAAGAGCAGGAAGACCTTCTTTCAGATCTGAAAGATATACCCAAGGCGGCTTGTGATCGAAGA ATCAACGAGTTTGTAAAACGAGCCCGAGCAGTTAAGATACATGCTTACATTATTAGTCATCTTAAAAAGGAGATGCCTGCAATGATGGGCAAAAGTAAAGCTCAGCAAAAACTAATTGATAACTTGGAAGGTGAATTTGGAAAG GTACAAAGGGAATTCCATTTACCTCCTGGTGACTTTCCAAATGTTGAGCACTTCAGAGAGAGCTTGCGTGGTTATAATATTGACAAGTTTGAAAAATTGAAAGCAAAAATGATACGAGTAGTTGATGACATGCTTGCGTACGATATTCCTAACCTCTTGAAGAATTTTAAGAATCCCTATGATTAA